Part of the Pseudophryne corroboree isolate aPseCor3 unplaced genomic scaffold, aPseCor3.hap2 scaffold_1294, whole genome shotgun sequence genome, aacctcttacggcaactgaggaagatcatcgcggaatggcttaccccaattggactctcctgtggatttgtggcatcggacaacgccagcaatattgtgtgtgcattaaatatgggcaaattccatcacgtcccatgttttgcacataccttgaatttggtggtgcagaattttttaaaaaacgacaggggcgtgcaagagatgctgtcggtggccagaaaaattgcgggacactttcggcgtagaggcaccacgtacagaagactggagcaccaccaaaaactactgaacctgccctgccatcatctgaagcaagaagtggtaacgaggtggaattcaaccctctatatgcttcagaggttggaggagcagcaaaaggccattcaagcctatacaattgagcacgatataggagatggaatgcacctgtctcaagtgcagtggagaatgatttcaacgttgtgcaaggttctgatgccctttgaacttgccacacgtgaagtcagttcagacactgccagcctgagtcaggtcattcccctcatcaggcttttgcagaagaagctggaggcattgaagaaggagctaacacggagcgattccgctaggcatgtgggacttgtggatgcagcccttaattcgcttaacaaggattcacgggtggtcaatctgttgaaatcagagcactacattttggccaccgtgctcgatcctagatttaaagcctaccttggatctctctttccggcagacacaggtctgctggggttgaaagacctgctggtgacaaaattgtcaagtcaagcggaacgcgacctgtcaacatctcctccttcacattctcccgcaactgggggtgcgaggaaaaggctcagaattccgagcccacccgctggcggtgatgcagggcagtctggagcgactgctgatgctgacatctggtccggactgaaggacctgacaacgattacggacatgtcgtctactgtcactgcatatgattctctcaacattgatagaatggtggaggattatatgagtgaccgcatccaagtaggcacgtcacacagtccgtacttatactggcaggaaaaagaggcaatttggaggcccttgcacaaactggctttattctacctaagttgccctcccacaagtgtgtactccgaaagagtgtttagtgccgccgctcaccttgtcagcaatcggcgtacgaggttacatccagaaaatgtggagaagatgatgttcattaaaatgaattataatcaattcctccgcggagacattgaccagcagcaattgcctccacaaagtacacagggagctgagatggtggattccagtggggacgaattgataatctgtgaggagggggatgtacacggtgatatatcggagggtgaagatgaggtggacatcttgcctctgtagagccagtttgtgcaaggagagattaattgcttcttttttggggggggtccaaaccaacccgtcatatcagtcacagtcgtgtggcagaccctgtcactgaaatgatgggttggttaaagtgtgcatgtcctgttttgtttatacaacataagggtgggtgggagggcccaaggataattccatcttgcacctcttttttcttttctttttctttgcatcatgtgctgattggggagggttttttggaagggacatcctgcgtgacactgcagtgccactcctagatgggcccggtgtttgtgtcggccactagggtcgctaatcttactcacacagtcagctacctcattgcgcctctttttttctttgcgtcatgtgctgtttggggagggttttttggaagggacatcctgcgtgacactgcagtgccactcctagatgtgcccggtgtttgtgtcggccactagggtcgctaatcttactcacacagtcagctacctcattgcgcctctttttttctttgcgtcatgtgctgtttggggagggttttttggaagggccatcctgcgtgacactgcagtgccactcctagatgggcccggtgtttgtgtcggccactagggtcgcttatcttactcacacagcgacctcggtgcaaattttaggactaaaaataatattgtgaggtgtgatgtgttcagaataggctgaaaatgagtgtaaattatgttttttgaggttaataatactttgggatcaaaattacccccaaattctatgatttaagctgttttttagggttttttgaaaaaaacacccgaatccaaaacacacccgaatccgacaaaaaaaattcggtgaggttttgccaaaacgcggtcgaacccaaaacacggccgcggaaccgaacccaaaaccaaaacacaaaacccgaaaaatttccggcgctcatctctagtgtctatgccctctcccctcggATTCTGCGGGCTAGCtggatgtctttgggcatgatggtTACCCTCTTGGCGTGGATGGCGCACAGGTTGGTGTCCTCGAACAGCCCCACCAGATAAGCCTCACTGGCCTCTTGTAGGGCCATAACGGCAGAGCTCTGGAAGCGCAGGTCGGTCTTGAAGTCTTGGGCGATCTCACGCACCAAtcgctggaagggcagcttgcggatCAGCAGCTCGGTGGATTTCTGGTAGCGGCGGATCTCTCTGAGAGCAACAGTCCCGGGACGGTAGCGGTGAGGCTTCTTCACGCCGCCGGTAGCTGGGGCGCTTTTCCGAGCAGCCTTGGTTGCCAGCTGCTTGCGGGGAGCTTTACCTCCGGTAGATTTGCGGGCGGTCTGCTTGATCCTGGCCATCTCTCCTCACGAAACACGTCTAAAGGCAAAAAAACGAATACATATAGAAAGCAGCCGCTAGCATCTCTATTTATGCACTGTGCTGCGCTGTCATTGGATGAGTTAAAGGCGCCTTTCATCCTGATTGGCTTAGGCATATGCATAGTACTTTTCAAAAAGCCCTCCAAGACTTTAGGGTTTCTCCCGGGTGCGGCAACAAAATCAGTATCCATTAGAGGTTTTATCACGTTTCAGCCAGAAGGATTGCTGTATTCCGGGAAGTCTATGCTGGCATTCTAGCCAGGGGAGAcaatcaaaacacacacacacacacacatagcagtgATACAAGCCTCAAGTCTAAAGAGTCTTGAAATAGAAACcttattacatacagtactgtgaatAGCTACCGTCGGCGGGAATAGTACGTATGGGGACAGATGTGCCTCACCAGCTGTGCTCTCTACTGTCCGGGAGATCACAGTATATGTCTGCAGTAAAAACATCAGCGATTAATATGTCTGCTTACCAAGTAACATTCACGATACGATAGTCATTTGCATATTACAGCATTAAGAATACATTTATCTGGTAGATCTCAATTATCATATTATGAGAAGCTTTAGAACGGAGAATAATCAGATCTTCTGCCTGCATTGGGGACGATGTGATACTAATGTGAAACAGTAAGTAGTGTTACACTATTGTTACTATTCTATGAATACATCAGTAGATACTATCAATACCAAAGTATCAAATAAAACCACAAGCCAAATCTCATTAATCTGAGAAAGACAAAGTACAATACATGGAGAACACAGGAGGACATTTGTCTAGATAGTGTAAGGGTTTGCAATGAATGGGCTATTGGTGGAAATAACAATCAGATACAAGTGAATCACTTTTTCTTTTTGTATAGctgaattattataaatgcatatttaATGAGTTAAGTTTCATTTCCcatttataaaaacaaacaaacaaacaaacaaaaaataagggGTTGTTTGTTTAAGAATTGGCAAAAGGTGTATTTTATTATGTTCAATCGAGTTTAAAACTCTTATAGGGGATTATATTGCTATGAGCACAATGCACATTCAGTGACCTGAATGTATGGGAATTAAGAATAAAAATGTAATGTCATAATAATGACTCACTATGCTATGGTGCACTACAGAATACCTACAGTGAGTGCTCCTCCTTTTATTCTATCTGTGTAGGGGTTGGGTGTGCTACTGTCCATTACTCCTCATGCAATTCTATACCTATTACTGAGATTTAGTTAGTACTAAGGGAAGAGAATATTATAAATGAATAATCCATACTAAGGCAGATGGTGATTGGTGATTACCTCCTACATGGTGCCAGGTGGGATGCttaggggctactggcttacctattGGACCCCTTGCATGTGCTACCATCACTGGAGGACAGACGGCATTTATTTCTTAGAGCGGTGGGTAATTACATTTTAGTAAACTGTTGAGAAACCTTGTGAAATATTTTGGAAATGTTCACACGACCATTTCTATATTTCCACACACTTTTACATCACTGGTGTAAAATAAAGAGTCAAAAggattacaccaggcatgtccaaactgaggccctccagctgttgtgaaactacatatcccagcatgccccgacacagtcttgctgtcagagaatgctaaagctgtgtcagggcatgctggaaagtgtagtttctcaacagctggagggccgcagttgggacatgcctggattACACTGTACAATATGAGTAGAAATGAAACAAGCAAAACTGTTTAGGAACAGAAACTGGTTGTCTTGCTCCTTAAACTTTGCCAGCAAAATGGCCGCCGTTGCCATGGTTACTAGAAATTGCTAGGCAACCGAAAATGGTTGTCATGCTTAATCTACTTGGCCTGAAAAATGGccactttctcctgcagggtccacagggtatccacaggatacattgggatatggatgagcgacagcggatcttgcaccaatcggtcaaagctttctgggctCCCAGTACGCAGTGGGCCCGTCTATATATACCTGccacctggctcaggcaaatcagtttttagtttggtgaggcaggagccggaccatggtctaagggctgctggtttttggcagccataagcttttttactttatttttatagtcttactatttttttctgagtgatctttctaaacagcgtcttatacgtaccttagaaagagtcactccaactacTCCCCGCcgagtcgcgacaacgcttacccacgagtacagtgctgtttcggcgggcgtctgtgtcggataaaactagcaagtccagcagacgttaccaggctgtggccggagcacgggaggaAGGTAAGGCataggttccgcttagagggggaacatggacacagccgcactcttTTGGGggaaactaccaaacagtcgctgacgcggctgccaccgagagtgcacaagtgctaggccttagggatcaaaggctccaggagtagcatgaggctgcgatccctaattTTGAGATCAGCAGTGGGGAGACGGATgcacccctggtcgcccctccccccccgattcacgaccagtttcctccgagtctcctgccataaactgaagcggctgtgtgactggtgcatcagtgttcacttggcAATCTGTGTTCACTATATTTTCACGGAGCGGCGGTGGACACTTATAGCATATGGATCCACTCGTATTTATCGAttctggaagcggggtaagtctccctgtatcccgctctcctgagTGGGGGCTATAAAACACTaagtgggtcattcagacctgatcgcatgctgtagttatttgcagccgtgcgatcgggtctgaacagcgcatgcgtgggggccgcaatgcgcaggcgcgttgctggcCGGCGATGGCCATCACTGGGCAGCGACAAAAATAATGAAGAAAGCATTTGCAGCAgcaaacacaagaagattgacaggaagaggcagtccgggggtgtcaactcaccgttttctgggagtgttgaggaaaacgcatgcgtgtccggccgtttccatggagggatcctgacatcagctccagcaaggatcattgcagcgggtgagcaagtcctgagctgtgcagagactgcacaaactttttgtttgtgcagctctctgcacaagcgtttgcagccatacacagcaatcccacctcccctgtgggtggcgattacctggtcgtagcagtgcaaaaaatagcctgcatgcaaccatgtctgaattaggccctaagtctctatctacctttgagtacaaatagttggataagggcataatgcatatgagtttgataatattactgtggtttcttttgctatgcgtctgaatacagttaaagcatttttataaagtaatgcagtaatatgtttctcctacatacgtgAACTGtacctgtagttgaatatgtggtcatattgcttattatactaatgtataatctgtgactgactgttagtgtgattgctgactttgctataaattctgtcagttttctctgtttactctgatcctcaatgctggtgctaaacagggtagggtcggattgtatgtcactttaacacattttaaagtgattacagtcacaaattgtgtattacactgttaaattgtctgattatttatcatgtcttagaGCAGAAAAGGTGAGGAAAACACACTCAcatcagcaccaacactcatatcatgtttgtcatgtaaagctgggttaacatctcaggatctggttcaagatgggttgtgtgcaaactgtattagctttcaccaaggtctcttgaaatatTCAAGGCAGATGCAGGTGTAAGTTGATCcaccatgggctatgtttgcacaggacattatccagtatagctgagtggataattccaacttctgtaccggtGATAGGTTGCACTATTATATGTGCAGCAcaggggaagcagtagcctctcaacagaaacaggctgaaaagccagtggtaagtaaatcatttagacacaaaacaacatcttcagagtctacacatgtttcagatgaggactcatcagaggacgaagactcattacactctggttctgaatatgaggatgaggaagaaggtctcagctcagtggacatatctgagttgattactgcaatgaaatccattttatccttagaagaatcaacatatactgtgttaaaatccaaggcacctttatttaaacgtcccaaaacaggtaagactgagtttcctggatcagaacagctgacggaaattatggaagaggcttgggttatgcccagtaagaaatttagaattcctaggaaatggaattccaattacccttttctgactgaggactgtttaaagagagaggtagcccctaaagtagatatgcatgtgattcgcttagtgcaaaaatctacattacttctgccttcaacatcaataaatgatgtcacggataggagagtagatggtttgctaaaaaacaacaacttttttttccctgtctggggcaatcattagaccagccatggcctcagcctggatggctaaagcagtggctgtCTGGCAAGATGCATTGGTAGGGGAAATTTCAACGACatccagagagcaaaaatcccatgtgacacatatcaaacaggctgcaatattcttggaagaagcagccttagatATGGGCACTATTGCCTCTCAAACATCAGCCTCAAAATTAGCCGCTCACCGAGCAGTTTAGCTACGcacctggaaagctgattcagaatacaaaaaagataagccatcagcctgatggtgcgggcctccacctgggggaacccagggtgggaggccgactaattcattttgcacaaatctggcagcagtctaccacagatgcctgggtgcaagaagcggtgtctCCCAGTTATGCGTTTTCTTTcaggaaaaaccctcctcaaaggtttttttttttttttgtaccagcctttcTTTGGTAGAAACGAGGGCCAgggttttgcaagaggcagttcagaaattgcttcagtcaggagtaatcattcctgttcctcctgcacaacaaggacagggtttctactccaacctgtttttagtccagaagctgAACTAGTCGTTCCAGCTCACACTCAAtctaaaaatgctgaacaaatacatttgggtacctcggtttcatatggagaccttacattccatcattttggctatggaaccatgggattttatggtatccctggatatacaggatccttacctgcatgttcctatagctctgtcccatcagcgctatctcaaattcgctatcctccaacagcattttcagattcaggctctgccatttggtctggccacagcccccagagtattcaccaaaaatgTGGTGATTATggtagcttatctccgccagcaggggataagaatatttccatacctcaacaatcttttaatcctggcacagtctcagg contains:
- the LOC134994276 gene encoding histone H3-like, with amino-acid sequence MARIKQTARKSTGGKAPRKQLATKAARKSAPATGGVKKPHRYRPGTVALREIRRYQKSTELLIRKLPFQRLVREIAQDFKTDLRFQSSAVMALQEASEAYLVGLFEDTNLCAIHAKRVTIMPKDIQLARRIRGERA